A DNA window from Ornithinimicrobium humiphilum contains the following coding sequences:
- a CDS encoding DUF885 family protein: MHRFAQSLVQADPDLAREVGALDPMSGSLPLRLPSTDPDHYLRLESTVASWARPVRAPEGTREWLEERCVQAEVVHQLHVLRTARPWQRAPYWYAEALGGALTTVDPTRLGGHDYASLYVDLLQEGWAFLDAGHKLLKPADVPRRWAAMAVPAVQGVRTLVLRELGAFSQLLPGHLVEEAEARRVSLAAAIEGFASHCRTLAETGKGRWAVGERAFSLLLRDYHCLDLTAEQVWQHGWESVEQAEHDLEELAGRLDPARTWQEQIEALKAERTPAEEFVPAYRAEVDECLRLTLEHDLVTVPPEQECIVAPLPDFRRAGLPLGEMRIVPPYAARLTSQFLITTADERATPEQVEGHERDNCPTFIRSIVGHETYPGHHLQSVHHVLGTERDSFLRFFRTPLFVEGWGLYVEDVLEEQVWGESTQSLFARRNRLWRSLRLVIDTGLHTGRLSHEQAVELLMERTGMDRHMAEGEVDRYTRHDNPTYPSTYVLGRDLFHELRTRFANRIPDGGLGRLHDALLRHGSPPVALLGPVLDKELP; this comes from the coding sequence GTGCATAGGTTCGCCCAGTCCCTGGTCCAGGCCGATCCCGACCTGGCCCGTGAGGTCGGGGCGCTCGACCCGATGTCCGGGAGCCTGCCGCTGCGGCTGCCCTCGACCGACCCCGACCACTACCTCCGGCTGGAGTCGACCGTCGCCTCCTGGGCGCGGCCGGTCCGTGCCCCCGAGGGCACGCGGGAGTGGCTCGAGGAGCGGTGCGTCCAGGCCGAGGTCGTCCACCAGCTCCACGTGCTGCGGACGGCCCGGCCGTGGCAGCGCGCCCCCTACTGGTATGCCGAGGCCCTCGGCGGTGCGCTGACCACCGTCGACCCGACGCGGCTGGGTGGGCACGACTACGCCAGCCTCTACGTCGACCTGCTCCAGGAGGGCTGGGCCTTCCTCGACGCCGGTCACAAGCTGCTGAAGCCTGCCGACGTGCCGCGCCGCTGGGCCGCGATGGCGGTCCCGGCCGTGCAGGGCGTGCGCACCCTCGTGCTGCGCGAGCTCGGTGCCTTCAGCCAGCTGCTCCCCGGCCACCTCGTCGAGGAGGCCGAGGCCCGCCGCGTCAGCCTCGCGGCGGCGATCGAGGGCTTCGCCTCGCACTGCCGCACCCTCGCCGAGACCGGCAAGGGCCGCTGGGCCGTCGGCGAGCGCGCCTTCTCGCTGCTGCTGCGCGACTACCACTGCCTCGACCTCACGGCCGAGCAGGTCTGGCAGCACGGCTGGGAGAGCGTGGAGCAGGCCGAGCACGACCTCGAGGAGCTCGCGGGCCGCCTCGACCCGGCGCGCACCTGGCAGGAGCAGATCGAGGCCCTCAAGGCCGAGCGGACCCCGGCCGAGGAGTTCGTCCCCGCCTACCGCGCCGAGGTCGACGAGTGCCTGCGCCTCACGCTCGAGCACGACCTCGTGACCGTGCCGCCTGAGCAGGAGTGCATCGTCGCGCCGCTCCCCGACTTCCGCCGGGCGGGGCTGCCGCTGGGCGAGATGCGCATCGTGCCGCCCTACGCCGCCCGGCTGACGAGCCAGTTCCTCATCACCACCGCCGACGAGCGGGCCACGCCCGAGCAGGTCGAGGGCCACGAGCGCGACAACTGCCCGACCTTCATCCGCTCGATCGTCGGCCACGAGACCTATCCCGGCCACCACCTGCAGTCGGTGCACCACGTGCTGGGGACCGAGCGTGACTCCTTCCTGCGGTTCTTCCGCACGCCGCTGTTCGTCGAGGGCTGGGGCCTCTACGTCGAGGACGTCCTCGAGGAGCAGGTCTGGGGCGAGAGCACCCAGTCGCTCTTCGCGCGGCGCAACCGGCTCTGGCGCTCGCTCCGCCTGGTCATCGACACCGGCCTGCACACCGGTCGCCTGAGCCACGAGCAGGCCGTCGAGCTGCTCATGGAGCGCACCGGCATGGACCGGCACATGGCCGAGGGCGAGGTCGATCGTTACACGCGGCACGACAATCCCACCTACCCTTCGACGTACGTGCTGGGTCGCGACCTCTTCCACGAGCTGAGGACGAGGTTCGCGAACCGCATACCCGACGGGGGTCTCGGGCGACTGCACGACGCGCTGCTCCGCCACGGCTCCCCGCCTGTCGCACTGCTGGGTCCCGTCCTCGACAAGGAGCTGCCATGA